Proteins co-encoded in one Opitutus terrae PB90-1 genomic window:
- a CDS encoding ABC transporter permease, protein MLIQTFFQDLRIGLRVLIKEKSFCTLAVTVLAVGIGAVTSMFSVVNGTMLRGFSFPNADRLAGVQVVDPTQSNPFGFNSQIFSLDYEAMREQQTSFEMMAAFINGATVNVTADGTPKRYTGAYVSADFFRILGVRPVIGRDFAPRDDQPGAEKITLISYQLWQRDFGGSPEVIGRSIRINGKPATIVGVMPQGFAFPVNEELWIPLYAEYPPTPRNSPNAQGNQPGVLALLKPGVSFDQAQAEFSGLAKQLAAAFPDTNKKFDTAVIQPLIKTFTPPNIKGLLWTMLGFCVGLLLIACVNVMNMQFARATLRAKELAIRSSLGATRIRLIRQMLTESLLVAALGATVGIGLASWATGYLNAATHSGENPIPAYIVFNIDVPVLVFVVSATMLAALVSGFVPAWMSSRASAVDALKESGRGNTSRAVTVITRSLVVMQILVSSLLLVGALLQLKSILRQNQIAWGYDNGAILSARLALMEGDYPTPEARKLFFDRLLRELRANPEYEGAALTNRFRMTFSGFGRIEIDGRAYAKDEDRPNTNFEQVSEGYFETLKARIIEGRDFALDDTDAKQPIAIVNAAFAHKHFGNESALGRRFRTVGNNGQLFGPWRTIVGVVSNVRMLGPFNNPQVDDTGFYVPYFSSVFGPALPGPVQQQFATVIVRPRANNAADIERRAAVLATTLQREVNKVDANLPLYFVGTARVNQESFLGVNRIIASMFTLFGGIAVLLSSVGLYGVMSFSVNQRMQEFGIRMALGADTQRILQMVLRQGGVQLLIGLGAGLALTATVAVLARDGIATQLFEISPLDPLTYTTVALLLTAVAFVATLVPAQRATRVDPMTALRAE, encoded by the coding sequence ATGCTCATTCAAACGTTCTTCCAGGATCTGCGGATCGGTCTCCGCGTGCTCATCAAGGAAAAGAGTTTTTGCACGCTCGCCGTCACCGTCCTTGCGGTCGGTATCGGCGCCGTCACGTCGATGTTCAGCGTCGTCAATGGCACGATGCTGCGCGGCTTTTCCTTTCCCAACGCCGACCGGCTCGCCGGCGTTCAGGTGGTCGATCCGACGCAGTCGAATCCGTTCGGCTTCAACAGCCAGATTTTCTCGCTCGATTACGAGGCGATGCGCGAGCAGCAGACCTCGTTCGAGATGATGGCCGCGTTCATCAACGGCGCGACCGTCAACGTCACCGCTGATGGGACGCCCAAGCGCTACACGGGCGCCTACGTCTCCGCCGACTTTTTCCGGATTCTCGGCGTGCGGCCGGTGATCGGCCGCGATTTCGCGCCGCGCGACGATCAGCCGGGCGCGGAGAAGATCACGCTGATCAGCTACCAACTCTGGCAGCGCGATTTTGGCGGCTCGCCCGAAGTGATCGGCCGCAGCATCCGGATCAACGGCAAACCGGCGACCATCGTCGGCGTGATGCCCCAGGGCTTCGCCTTTCCGGTGAACGAGGAGCTGTGGATCCCGCTCTACGCCGAGTATCCGCCGACCCCGCGCAACAGCCCGAACGCGCAGGGCAATCAGCCGGGCGTGCTCGCGCTGCTCAAGCCCGGCGTCAGCTTCGACCAGGCCCAGGCCGAGTTCTCCGGCCTCGCCAAGCAGCTCGCCGCCGCGTTTCCCGACACGAACAAGAAGTTCGACACGGCGGTGATCCAGCCGCTGATCAAGACCTTCACGCCGCCCAACATCAAGGGCCTGCTCTGGACGATGCTCGGCTTCTGCGTCGGCCTGCTGCTCATCGCCTGCGTCAACGTGATGAACATGCAGTTCGCGCGCGCGACGCTGCGCGCGAAGGAACTCGCGATCCGCTCCTCGCTCGGCGCGACCCGGATCCGGCTGATCCGGCAGATGCTGACCGAGTCGCTGCTCGTCGCCGCGCTCGGCGCCACTGTCGGCATCGGCCTCGCTTCGTGGGCGACGGGATACCTCAACGCCGCCACGCACTCCGGCGAAAATCCCATTCCCGCCTACATCGTATTCAACATCGACGTGCCCGTGCTCGTCTTCGTGGTCAGCGCCACGATGCTCGCGGCGCTCGTGTCCGGATTCGTTCCCGCGTGGATGTCCTCGCGCGCCAGCGCCGTCGACGCGTTGAAGGAGTCCGGCCGGGGCAACACCAGCCGCGCCGTCACCGTCATCACCCGCTCGCTGGTCGTCATGCAGATCCTCGTCAGCAGCCTCTTGCTGGTCGGCGCGCTGCTCCAGCTGAAATCAATCCTGCGCCAGAACCAGATCGCCTGGGGCTACGACAACGGGGCGATCCTGAGCGCGCGACTCGCCCTGATGGAGGGCGACTATCCAACGCCCGAGGCGCGAAAACTGTTTTTCGACCGGCTGCTCCGTGAGCTGCGCGCGAATCCCGAATACGAGGGCGCCGCCCTTACCAACCGCTTCCGGATGACCTTCTCCGGCTTTGGTCGCATCGAGATCGACGGCCGCGCCTACGCCAAGGACGAGGACCGGCCGAACACCAACTTCGAGCAGGTGTCCGAAGGCTACTTCGAGACGCTCAAGGCGCGGATCATCGAGGGCCGCGACTTCGCACTCGACGACACCGATGCCAAGCAGCCGATCGCCATCGTGAACGCTGCTTTCGCGCACAAGCACTTTGGCAATGAGAGCGCGCTTGGCCGTCGCTTCCGCACCGTCGGCAACAACGGCCAGCTGTTCGGACCGTGGCGCACGATCGTCGGCGTCGTCTCCAATGTCCGGATGCTCGGGCCGTTCAACAATCCGCAGGTGGACGACACCGGGTTCTACGTGCCGTATTTCTCGTCCGTCTTCGGTCCGGCCCTGCCCGGCCCGGTGCAGCAGCAGTTCGCCACCGTCATCGTGCGGCCGCGGGCTAACAATGCCGCGGACATCGAGCGGCGCGCCGCCGTCCTGGCGACCACGCTCCAACGCGAGGTCAACAAGGTCGACGCCAACCTGCCGCTCTACTTCGTCGGCACCGCGCGGGTGAACCAGGAGAGCTTCCTCGGCGTGAACCGGATTATCGCCAGCATGTTCACGCTCTTCGGCGGCATCGCCGTGCTGCTCTCGTCGGTCGGCCTCTACGGCGTGATGAGTTTCTCCGTCAACCAGCGGATGCAGGAATTCGGCATTCGCATGGCGCTTGGCGCCGACACCCAGCGGATCCTGCAGATGGTGCTCCGCCAGGGCGGCGTGCAGCTGCTCATCGGACTGGGGGCTGGACTCGCACTCACCGCCACCGTCGCCGTGCTCGCCCGCGACGGCATCGCCACGCAGCTGTTCGAGATCAGCCCGCTCGATCCGCTCACCTACACGACCGTCGCGCTGCTGCTCACCGCCGTGGCGTTTGTCGCCACGCTCGTGCCCGCCCAGCGCGCCACGCGCGTCGACCCGATGACCGCGCTCCGGGCCGAGTAG
- a CDS encoding beta galactosidase jelly roll domain-containing protein yields the protein MNRPHLRFRTGLALAAFVVTAVTPALFAHDHFDARSRDELVDLSGRWRFSVGDDLRWAQPDFNDHHWSRVSVPGYWEDDGYDGYNGYAWYRRSFRFSDSPNQPTYLLLGRIDDADEVYVNGQKVGGRGAFPPDFIAAWNVDRIYALPAGLLRAGEDNVIAVRVYDGASGGGIVGHSIGIYSSNLPLPEIDLAGTWKFHAGDDPVWKDPACDESDFATMPVPAFWESTSQGDLDGFGWYRKTFRATPHADVATMVLMLGKIDDTDEVYLNGTKIGSTGNLNESDRHSGADFYDQYRGYYFPASLLRDENLLAVRVHDHGGRGGIYEGPLGIISQDRYVEYWEIVRRDRRPFRSLVRALSHIHN from the coding sequence ATGAACCGCCCGCACCTCCGCTTCCGCACCGGCCTCGCCCTTGCGGCCTTTGTCGTCACCGCCGTCACGCCGGCGCTTTTCGCTCACGATCATTTCGACGCGCGCTCCCGCGACGAGCTCGTCGACCTCAGCGGTCGCTGGCGGTTCTCCGTGGGCGACGATCTCCGTTGGGCCCAGCCCGATTTCAATGACCACCACTGGTCGCGCGTTTCCGTGCCCGGGTACTGGGAGGATGACGGCTACGATGGCTATAACGGCTACGCCTGGTACCGCCGGAGCTTCCGGTTCAGCGACAGCCCGAACCAGCCCACCTATCTCCTGCTCGGCCGGATCGACGACGCCGACGAGGTCTACGTCAACGGCCAGAAAGTCGGCGGCCGCGGCGCGTTTCCGCCTGACTTCATCGCCGCGTGGAACGTCGATCGTATCTACGCGCTGCCAGCCGGTCTGCTCCGCGCCGGCGAGGACAACGTGATCGCCGTCCGGGTCTACGACGGCGCTTCCGGCGGCGGGATCGTCGGCCACTCGATCGGCATCTACAGCTCCAACCTGCCGCTGCCCGAGATCGATCTTGCGGGCACCTGGAAATTCCACGCCGGCGACGATCCGGTCTGGAAGGATCCCGCCTGCGACGAGTCCGACTTCGCCACAATGCCCGTGCCCGCATTTTGGGAAAGCACGAGCCAGGGCGACCTCGACGGCTTCGGCTGGTATCGGAAAACCTTCCGCGCCACACCCCACGCGGACGTCGCGACGATGGTGCTCATGCTCGGCAAGATTGACGACACCGATGAGGTCTATCTGAACGGCACGAAGATCGGGAGTACCGGCAACCTCAACGAGTCCGACCGACACAGCGGCGCCGACTTCTACGACCAATATCGCGGGTACTATTTTCCCGCTTCGCTGCTCCGGGACGAAAACCTCCTCGCCGTCCGCGTCCACGATCATGGCGGACGCGGTGGCATCTACGAAGGCCCGCTCGGCATCATCAGCCAGGATCGCTACGTCGAATACTGGGAGATCGTTCGCCGTGATCGCCGGCCGTTCCGCTCGCTCGTGCGCGCGCTGTCTCACATCCACAACTGA
- a CDS encoding ABC transporter permease — MRLALRQLFKSPGYTAVAVITLALGIGLNTSMFSLMNLLILRPLPYPAKEQLVRIFRTTPQDARGNHNVQSFLDLRRETAAFLKLAAYRQWGYTLTQPGRSPENLNALRVSAGFFEILGLQPELGRVFTPEEDHAGNHVVILSYAAWMAQFGGDPGIVGQTVSIDSEPTTVVGVLPEKFASLFLWGPSDVFRPLALSEQEKADRADTSVQVLGRFDQGLTLAQLNTRLAAIYANLADSRPREQSKDGLRAVDLQSSTMQPGTDVATLMLLGLAGFVLLIVCGNLANLQMARALSRTREFAVRAALGASRSHLLRPLLLESTMLALAGGALGVLVTVWGNAWISSQIAQNLPIHFDLTIDWRVLVFASGLSLLTGMFFGLAPAWLSSRVDVNDTLKSGGRAATGDRSQHRFRDALIVLQFAAALILLSATGFFMRGMQTLLARDPGWTPAGLTHCVINLPAARYATPQQVLGFYDNLEQRLRALPGVENVGIGWTAPLYQLLATRTFLVEGREPPAPGREPRAFVNAVSPTYLETLRIQLQAGRQFSATDALGAPRVVMINEAMARALFPGENPIGRHLSTGDAGNRASAEIVGVFHDVGMAGNPAPATTPFQVFQPLAQEPWNYVTVLVRAPHPVTEPLRQAVQALDPTIPVQLLNTADELAKTGTRALELITTIFFGFSLLGLFLAALGLYGVIMRLVVQRTPEIGVRMALGAQWRDILTLIMGTGFRLAAIGAGVGLLGSVAMSLLLSAMFAGQPNIDFVILPVTTAVLVIVALIASYLPARRATKVDPIEALRAE, encoded by the coding sequence ATGCGCCTCGCTCTCCGTCAGCTCTTCAAATCCCCGGGCTATACCGCCGTCGCCGTCATCACGCTCGCCCTCGGCATCGGCCTGAACACTTCGATGTTCAGCCTGATGAATCTGCTCATCCTGCGGCCGCTGCCCTATCCGGCAAAGGAACAGCTGGTCCGAATCTTCCGCACCACGCCGCAGGATGCGCGCGGCAATCACAACGTCCAATCCTTCCTCGATCTCCGCCGCGAGACGGCGGCCTTCCTCAAGCTCGCGGCTTATCGCCAGTGGGGCTACACGCTCACCCAGCCCGGCCGGAGCCCCGAGAACCTCAACGCCCTCCGCGTGTCCGCCGGCTTTTTCGAAATCCTCGGGCTGCAGCCCGAGCTCGGCCGCGTGTTCACGCCGGAGGAGGACCACGCGGGCAACCATGTCGTGATCCTGAGTTACGCCGCGTGGATGGCGCAGTTCGGCGGCGATCCGGGCATCGTCGGCCAAACCGTGTCGATCGACAGCGAGCCCACGACCGTCGTCGGCGTGCTGCCGGAGAAATTCGCTTCGCTGTTTCTGTGGGGACCGTCCGACGTTTTCCGACCGTTGGCGCTGAGCGAACAGGAGAAGGCCGACCGCGCCGACACCTCCGTGCAGGTCCTCGGTCGCTTCGACCAAGGTCTCACGCTCGCGCAGCTGAACACCCGACTCGCCGCCATTTACGCCAACCTCGCGGATTCCCGCCCGCGCGAGCAGAGCAAGGACGGACTGCGAGCGGTGGACCTGCAATCCTCGACGATGCAGCCCGGCACCGACGTCGCGACCCTGATGCTCCTCGGCCTCGCCGGATTCGTGCTGCTGATTGTCTGCGGCAATCTCGCCAATCTCCAGATGGCCCGCGCCCTGTCCCGCACGCGTGAGTTCGCCGTTCGCGCGGCACTCGGCGCCTCGCGCTCCCACCTGCTGCGACCGCTGCTGCTGGAGAGCACGATGCTCGCGCTGGCCGGCGGCGCGCTCGGGGTTCTCGTCACCGTCTGGGGCAACGCGTGGATCTCCAGCCAGATCGCCCAGAATCTGCCGATCCATTTCGATCTGACGATCGACTGGCGGGTGCTCGTGTTCGCCTCCGGACTTTCGCTGCTAACCGGCATGTTCTTCGGGCTCGCCCCGGCGTGGCTGTCCTCGCGCGTGGACGTGAACGACACGCTTAAGTCGGGCGGCCGGGCCGCGACGGGTGACCGCTCGCAGCACCGCTTCCGCGACGCGCTGATCGTGCTCCAATTCGCCGCGGCCCTCATTCTCCTCAGCGCCACCGGATTCTTCATGCGCGGCATGCAAACGCTGCTGGCGCGCGATCCGGGATGGACGCCTGCCGGACTCACCCACTGCGTGATCAATCTCCCGGCGGCGCGCTACGCCACGCCCCAGCAGGTCCTCGGTTTCTACGACAACCTCGAGCAACGGCTGCGCGCACTGCCTGGCGTCGAAAACGTCGGCATCGGCTGGACGGCCCCGCTCTACCAACTGCTCGCCACGCGCACCTTCCTGGTCGAGGGACGCGAACCGCCGGCCCCCGGCCGCGAACCGCGCGCCTTCGTCAATGCCGTCAGCCCCACCTATCTCGAGACCCTGCGGATCCAGCTGCAGGCCGGTCGACAGTTCAGCGCAACGGATGCCCTTGGCGCCCCGCGCGTCGTGATGATCAACGAGGCGATGGCCCGCGCGCTCTTCCCGGGCGAGAATCCCATCGGCCGGCACCTCAGCACCGGCGACGCCGGCAACCGCGCCTCAGCCGAGATCGTTGGCGTCTTCCACGATGTCGGGATGGCCGGAAATCCCGCGCCGGCCACGACGCCGTTCCAGGTTTTCCAGCCCCTCGCGCAGGAACCGTGGAACTACGTCACCGTGCTGGTGCGCGCACCGCACCCCGTCACCGAACCGCTGCGACAGGCGGTCCAGGCCCTGGATCCTACCATCCCCGTTCAGCTGCTGAACACGGCCGACGAACTGGCCAAGACTGGCACCCGCGCGCTCGAGCTTATCACCACGATCTTTTTTGGCTTCAGCCTGCTGGGCCTCTTCCTCGCCGCCCTCGGCCTTTATGGCGTGATCATGCGACTCGTCGTGCAGCGCACGCCCGAGATCGGCGTACGGATGGCGCTCGGCGCGCAGTGGCGCGACATCCTCACGCTCATCATGGGCACCGGCTTCAGGCTCGCCGCCATCGGCGCGGGCGTCGGCCTCCTGGGCTCGGTGGCCATGAGCCTGCTCTTGAGCGCAATGTTCGCGGGACAACCGAACATCGATTTCGTGATCCTACCCGTGACCACCGCCGTACTCGTGATCGTGGCGCTCATCGCCAGCTACCTTCCCGCCCGTCGCGCCACGAAGGTCGACCCCATCGAGGCGCTCCGCGCCGAATAG
- a CDS encoding ABC transporter permease: protein MPVRLALRALLKSPGYTTIALLTLALGIGVNTSMFSLVDALLFRSTPFPDSAQLYEVVASSPTFEARRYSYLELREIREQLTAFPALTTLVHSQYTVSEPGQPAERIGGIMVSEDFFATFRVPPLIGRVFSPEEHQPGRNDVILLSYAFWQTRFGGATDVIGRTLRLDGRTTTIIGVMPPAFDYRMLWGGAAFWRPLNFTRDQIEWRDYRVFSLIGRLPATSPASRVAAELAPVGATQEKLFPESYSGIRYHAVPLHEALMDTLGRRVSLLLLGLSAFVLLIACANLANLQLARATANVRDLAIRAALGASRRRLIYQQLVESVLLSLAGGALGVGLALVLNRVIETNFVISGSTGAVHIRLDPRVLAATLLVSLLTGLLFGIVPAWLASRTDVNTALKQQTRGGTAGRGHHRIRQTLVVAEVALALVLLSGAAILQRGFADLLDRHTGWDTDHIITAALPIPETRTEYETEAKRAELFRRLEERLARIPGVEQAAIATSLPVFTYNGDRRVFIDGQSQMDPNLPAAFHVMASANYFATMGIPLVEGQLYAPDIKVTDPRVILVNEALARRLWPNDTAVGKRLASMDSGKPYWAEIIGVVRDVDTAASTRDPSTPYQVYKPLAQEAWGYVHLVLRSRTPEALGETLRRAVSDFDPDLAVAYTGTVQQLVDSQQHNLRLAGKTLTAFAVLGLALAAVGLYGVIAHVVAQRTGEFGIRLALGAQPHDVLRLVLAQALRLTGVGLVLGIVGAFALSRVLSGLMPRVVSLDLVALLGVAAVLLVVAIIASWIPARRATKVDPLIALRAE, encoded by the coding sequence ATGCCCGTCCGCCTCGCGCTGCGCGCCCTGCTGAAATCCCCCGGCTACACCACCATCGCGCTGCTCACGCTCGCGCTCGGCATCGGCGTGAACACCTCGATGTTCAGCCTTGTCGACGCGCTGCTGTTCCGCAGCACGCCGTTTCCCGATTCCGCGCAGCTCTACGAGGTGGTCGCTTCCAGCCCCACCTTCGAAGCGCGCCGCTATTCCTACCTCGAGCTACGCGAGATCCGCGAACAGCTCACCGCTTTCCCGGCGCTGACCACGCTGGTGCACAGCCAATACACCGTCTCCGAACCCGGCCAGCCCGCCGAGCGCATCGGCGGCATCATGGTCTCGGAGGATTTCTTCGCCACCTTCCGCGTCCCGCCGCTCATCGGCCGCGTGTTCTCGCCCGAGGAACACCAGCCCGGTCGCAACGACGTCATCCTGCTCAGCTACGCGTTCTGGCAAACCCGCTTCGGCGGCGCGACCGACGTGATCGGCCGCACGCTGCGGCTCGACGGGCGCACGACCACCATCATCGGCGTGATGCCGCCCGCATTCGACTATCGCATGCTCTGGGGCGGCGCGGCGTTCTGGCGTCCGCTCAACTTCACGCGCGACCAGATCGAGTGGCGCGATTACCGCGTGTTCAGCTTGATCGGCCGGCTGCCCGCGACCTCGCCCGCCAGTCGCGTCGCCGCCGAGCTCGCCCCCGTGGGCGCGACCCAGGAAAAGCTCTTCCCCGAATCCTACTCCGGCATCCGCTATCACGCGGTCCCGCTCCACGAGGCGCTGATGGACACGCTCGGCCGCCGCGTCTCGCTGCTGCTGCTCGGGCTGTCCGCGTTCGTGCTGCTCATCGCCTGCGCCAACCTCGCCAACCTGCAGCTCGCCCGCGCGACCGCCAATGTCCGCGATCTCGCCATTCGGGCCGCGCTCGGCGCCTCGCGCCGGCGGCTGATTTATCAACAGCTGGTCGAGTCGGTCCTGCTCAGCCTCGCCGGCGGCGCGCTGGGCGTCGGGCTCGCGCTCGTGCTGAACCGCGTCATCGAAACCAACTTCGTCATCAGCGGTTCGACCGGCGCCGTGCACATCCGACTCGATCCGCGCGTGCTCGCCGCGACGCTGCTCGTCTCGCTGCTCACCGGCCTGTTGTTTGGCATCGTGCCCGCGTGGCTCGCGTCGCGCACCGACGTGAACACCGCGCTGAAACAACAGACGCGCGGTGGCACCGCCGGTCGCGGCCACCATCGCATTCGCCAGACGCTCGTCGTCGCCGAGGTCGCGCTCGCGCTCGTCCTGCTCAGTGGCGCCGCCATTCTCCAACGCGGCTTCGCCGACCTGCTCGATCGCCACACCGGGTGGGACACGGATCACATCATCACCGCCGCGCTGCCGATCCCCGAAACCCGCACCGAATACGAAACCGAGGCCAAACGCGCCGAACTCTTCCGACGACTCGAGGAACGGCTCGCGCGCATTCCCGGTGTCGAACAGGCCGCCATCGCCACGTCCCTGCCGGTCTTCACCTACAACGGCGATCGCCGGGTCTTCATCGACGGCCAGTCACAGATGGATCCGAACCTGCCGGCCGCGTTTCACGTCATGGCCTCCGCGAATTACTTCGCGACGATGGGCATTCCCCTCGTCGAGGGCCAGCTCTACGCGCCCGACATCAAGGTGACCGATCCGCGCGTCATCCTCGTCAACGAAGCGCTCGCGCGCCGGCTCTGGCCCAATGACACGGCCGTCGGCAAGCGGCTCGCCAGCATGGACAGTGGCAAACCTTACTGGGCGGAGATCATCGGCGTCGTGCGCGATGTCGACACCGCCGCCAGCACGCGCGACCCGTCGACGCCGTATCAGGTTTACAAGCCTCTCGCGCAGGAAGCGTGGGGGTACGTTCACTTGGTCCTCCGCAGCCGCACGCCCGAGGCGCTCGGCGAAACGCTCCGCCGCGCGGTGTCCGACTTCGATCCCGACCTCGCCGTCGCCTACACGGGCACGGTACAGCAGCTGGTCGACAGTCAGCAGCACAACCTCCGGCTCGCCGGCAAGACGCTCACGGCGTTCGCCGTTCTCGGGCTCGCGCTCGCCGCCGTCGGACTTTACGGCGTGATCGCTCATGTCGTCGCGCAACGCACCGGCGAGTTCGGCATCCGCCTCGCGCTCGGCGCCCAGCCGCACGACGTGCTTCGGCTGGTCCTCGCCCAGGCGCTGCGGTTGACCGGCGTCGGACTCGTGCTCGGCATCGTCGGGGCGTTCGCGCTCAGCCGCGTGCTGTCCGGTCTGATGCCGCGCGTGGTCTCGCTCGATCTGGTCGCGCTGCTCGGCGTCGCCGCCGTCCTCTTGGTCGTCGCGATCATCGCCAGTTGGATTCCCGCCCGCCGCGCCACCAAGGTCGACCCGCTCATCGCGCTCCGCGCGGAGTGA
- a CDS encoding ABC transporter permease, with protein MKHAFRSLAKSPGFTAIALLTLALGIGVNTSMFSLLESLLLRPAPFPRSTELHQIIANTRQGARYQFSEVETREIRERISSFSSVTTFRYNQTALAEPGRPAERVLSILVSAEFFDTFGVQPIVGRAFTADETRPGNNQVIVLSHRFWQQRFAGSRDVIGRTLRLDGETVTIIGVMPASFDWRFLWGMAGFWRPINYSPDQLNSRTYRTFNLVGRLRPGITPEQAVAELGPVAANQLKDFPKDYNDLSYRVTVLHKAQMDDTSRQILWMLLGLSGFVLLIACANLANLQLARATTAMRDLAIRAALGASRARLIRDQLVECLMLSLAGGALGILFAYWINRALSASIRIAGEPDGLGLQLQGSVLLVTFLVATATGVLFGIVPAWLSSRADVVDALKSQSRGSTSSRGQHRMRQALIVAEVTLALVLLGGAAVMQRGFAKFVQKDPGWDTARLLTGTLPMPEKRFPQPADRIEFHRKVLARLAALPGVEAAALATGVPIWGYGTDRQIHTEKQDASDTRNLPLASHVMITSDFFNVLGVSLLEGRMWPADIKPDDPKVIVINQSLARQLWPNQSAVGQRLASINGAENTWSEIIGVVRDADSPGEIGNPSTPYQVFRPLVHEPWSWVRFAIRAPAPAALVESVRRAIAEVDPDLPADEVLTVPQALDRSNHNLVIVARLLIGFALLGLVLAAVGLYGVISNLVAQRTGEFGIRLALGARPSDVLQLVLQHGLQLTAIGLLLGFAGAYGVSRLLNAIMPRMVSPDTLALSGMAALLFVVAILASWFPARRATKVDPLIALRAE; from the coding sequence ATGAAACACGCGTTTCGCTCGCTGGCAAAGTCCCCCGGCTTCACCGCGATCGCTCTCCTCACCCTCGCGCTCGGGATCGGCGTGAACACGTCGATGTTCAGCCTCCTGGAATCGTTGCTCCTGCGCCCCGCGCCGTTCCCGCGTAGCACCGAACTCCATCAGATCATCGCCAACACGCGGCAGGGCGCGCGCTATCAATTCTCCGAGGTCGAGACCCGCGAGATTCGCGAACGCATCAGCTCGTTCAGCTCCGTCACCACCTTCCGGTACAACCAGACGGCGCTCGCCGAACCCGGCCGTCCGGCCGAGCGCGTGCTCAGCATCCTCGTTTCCGCCGAGTTCTTCGATACCTTCGGCGTTCAGCCGATCGTCGGCCGCGCCTTCACCGCCGACGAAACCCGGCCCGGCAACAACCAGGTCATCGTCCTCAGCCACCGCTTTTGGCAGCAGCGCTTCGCCGGCTCCCGCGACGTCATCGGCCGCACGCTTCGCCTCGACGGCGAGACCGTCACCATCATTGGCGTCATGCCCGCCAGCTTCGACTGGCGCTTCCTTTGGGGCATGGCCGGGTTCTGGCGGCCCATCAACTACAGCCCCGATCAGCTCAACAGCCGCACCTACCGCACGTTCAACCTCGTCGGCCGGCTCCGCCCCGGCATCACTCCGGAACAGGCCGTCGCCGAACTCGGACCCGTCGCCGCCAATCAGCTGAAGGATTTCCCGAAGGACTACAACGACCTCTCTTATCGCGTCACCGTCCTCCACAAAGCGCAGATGGACGACACGAGTCGTCAAATCCTCTGGATGCTTCTGGGCCTGTCCGGCTTCGTGCTGCTGATCGCCTGCGCCAATCTCGCCAATCTCCAGCTCGCGCGCGCCACCACCGCGATGCGCGACCTCGCCATCCGTGCCGCGCTCGGCGCGTCCCGCGCGCGGCTGATCCGCGACCAGCTCGTCGAATGCCTGATGCTGTCCCTCGCGGGCGGTGCGCTCGGCATTCTTTTCGCCTACTGGATCAATCGCGCCCTCAGCGCCAGCATCCGTATTGCCGGCGAACCCGACGGGCTCGGGCTGCAGCTCCAAGGCTCCGTCCTGCTCGTCACCTTTCTCGTCGCCACGGCCACGGGCGTGCTCTTCGGCATTGTCCCCGCCTGGCTGTCCTCGCGCGCCGATGTCGTCGACGCCCTCAAGTCCCAATCGCGCGGCTCCACCTCCAGCCGCGGCCAGCACCGCATGCGACAGGCGCTCATCGTCGCCGAGGTCACCCTCGCCCTGGTCCTCCTCGGTGGCGCTGCCGTCATGCAGCGCGGCTTCGCGAAGTTCGTCCAAAAGGATCCAGGCTGGGATACCGCCCGGCTCCTGACCGGTACCCTGCCGATGCCGGAAAAACGGTTTCCCCAACCCGCCGACCGCATCGAATTCCATCGCAAAGTCCTCGCCCGGCTCGCCGCGCTGCCGGGCGTCGAGGCCGCGGCGCTCGCGACGGGCGTGCCGATCTGGGGCTACGGCACGGACCGCCAGATTCACACCGAAAAGCAGGACGCCTCCGATACCCGCAACCTCCCGCTCGCGAGCCACGTGATGATCACATCCGATTTCTTCAACGTCCTCGGCGTTTCGTTGCTTGAGGGTCGCATGTGGCCCGCCGACATCAAGCCCGACGACCCCAAGGTGATCGTCATCAACCAATCCCTCGCCCGCCAGCTCTGGCCCAACCAAAGCGCGGTCGGCCAGCGTCTCGCGTCCATCAATGGCGCCGAAAACACCTGGAGCGAAATCATCGGCGTCGTCCGCGATGCCGATTCGCCCGGAGAGATCGGCAATCCGAGCACGCCTTACCAGGTGTTCCGGCCCCTCGTGCACGAACCGTGGAGCTGGGTCCGCTTCGCGATTCGCGCCCCTGCGCCCGCCGCGCTGGTCGAAAGCGTTCGCCGTGCCATCGCCGAGGTCGATCCCGACCTGCCCGCCGACGAAGTGTTGACGGTCCCCCAGGCCCTCGATCGCTCCAATCACAACCTCGTCATCGTCGCCCGGCTCCTCATCGGCTTCGCCCTGCTCGGCCTCGTCCTCGCCGCCGTCGGGCTCTACGGCGTCATCTCCAATCTCGTCGCCCAGCGCACGGGCGAGTTCGGCATCCGGCTCGCGCTCGGCGCCAGGCCCTCCGACGTCCTCCAACTCGTCCTGCAGCACGGGCTGCAGCTTACCGCGATCGGACTGCTCCTCGGATTCGCGGGCGCCTACGGGGTCAGCCGGCTGCTCAACGCGATCATGCCGCGAATGGTCAGCCCCGACACGCTCGCGCTTTCCGGCATGGCCGCGCTCCTCTTCGTCGTCGCGATCCTGGCAAGCTGGTTCCCCGCCCGCCGCGCGACGAAAGTCGACCCGCTGATCGCGCTGCGGGCAGAGTAG